One region of Quercus lobata isolate SW786 chromosome 2, ValleyOak3.0 Primary Assembly, whole genome shotgun sequence genomic DNA includes:
- the LOC115974423 gene encoding probable GTP-binding protein OBGC2 isoform X2 — MLSLPSNLNLRFHNNTFLSSPILPQSNTSYSSLIYRNGRRRSNSENFVHYTIKCRLARVNESPSSSPDTLIKEPHKYFDQVIITVRAGDGGHGAVLNMPNPRAAKPQGKQDKEKMWKKSAYKRDFDGSLILPMGGHGGDVVIYADEGKDSLLEFHKKGRFNAKRGGNVDAMGVLTSQLRNGLASPTLRIAVPLGTVVKRKRGKLLADLARPGDEILVARGGQGGISLLEMPEHRRKKLMALTTNVMRDDSDKGLPNAGKSTLLAAITLAKPDIADYPFTTLMPNLGRLDGDPSLGAGMYSSEATLADLPGLIEGAHLGKGLGRNFLRHLRRTRLLVHVVDAAAENPVNDYRTVKEELRMYNPDYLERPYIVVLNKIDLPEARDRLPSLTEEIRRIGSDEVPSEPERGSDDDALQSLTTEGGRADVSSPGISSKDKKDKEIEDYPRPLAVVGVSVLKGIRINELLKEIRAGLRKVQRSQ; from the exons TAATACATCCTACAGCAGTCTTATCTATAGGAATGGTCGGCGCAGAAGcaattctgaaaattttgtacattacaCAATTAAGTGCAGACTTGCTCGGGTGAATGAGTCTCCTTCCTCAAGCCCTGATACTTTGATAAAGGAACCCCACAAGTATTTTGATCAGGTTATTATCACAGTCCGTGCGGGAGATGGAGGCCATGGTGCTGTTCTTAACATGCCTAACCCGAGAGCTGCTAAGCCTCAAGGAAAACAGGACAAGGAGAAGATGTGGAAGAAAAGTGCGTATAAAAGGGACTTTGATGGATCACTTATACTTCCCATGGGTGGGCATGGAGGAGATGTAGTAATATATGCAGATGAAGGAAAGGATTCATTATTGGAATTTCACAAGAAAGGCCGGTTTAATGCAAAGCGTGGTGGAAATGTTGATGCAATGGGTGTTTTGACTTCACAATTGCGTAATGGACTTGCCTCACCAACTTTGCGTATAGCTGTGCCTTTAG GTACGGTTGTGAAACGTAAACGTGGGAAGTTGTTGGCTGATCTAGCGCGTCCAGGTGATGAAATCCTTGTTGCAAGAGGTGGACAAGGAGGG ATTAGCTTGTTAGAAATGCCAGAGCATCGAAGGAAAAAGTTAATGGCTTTGACTACAAATGTGATGAGAGATGATAGTGATAAG GGACTTCCAAATGCTGGAAAGTCAACCCTTCTTGCAGCTATTACTCTTGCAAAACCTGATATTGCTGATTATCCTTTCACAACATTAATGCCAAACCTTGGACGGCTTGATGGTGATCCTAGTTTAGGGGCGGGGATGTACTCATCTGAAGCAACATTGGCTGATTTGCCCGGTCTTATAGAAGGTGCTCATTTAGGGAAG GGTCTTGGTCGGAATTTCTTGAGGCACCTGAGGAGGACACGGCTATTGGTCCATGTTGTTGATGCAGCTGCTGAAAACCCTGTAAATGACTATCGAACAGTAAAAGAA GAATTGCGAATGTACAACCCCGATTACCTTGAAAGACCATACATTGTGGTGCTAAATAAGATTGACCTCCCAGAG GCAAGGGATAGGCTTCCATCTTTGACTGAAGAAATTAGGAGAATTGGAAGTGATGAAGTACCTTCAGAGCCAGAAAGAGGCTCTGATGATGATGCTCTTCAATCACTGACCACTGAAGGTGGACGTGCAGATGTATCTTCTCCGGGCATTAGTAGCAAAGATAAAAAGGATAAAGAAATCGAGGACTACCCACGCCCCCTTGCTGTTGTAGGAGTTAGCGTTCT GAAAGGAATCAGGATCAATGAGTTGTTGAAGGAAATAAGGGCAGGTTTGCGGAAAGTTCAGAGATCCCAATGA
- the LOC115974423 gene encoding probable GTP-binding protein OBGC2 isoform X1, whose protein sequence is MLSLPSNLNLRFHNNTFLSSPILPQSNTSYSSLIYRNGRRRSNSENFVHYTIKCRLARVNESPSSSPDTLIKEPHKYFDQVIITVRAGDGGHGAVLNMPNPRAAKPQGKQDKEKMWKKSAYKRDFDGSLILPMGGHGGDVVIYADEGKDSLLEFHKKGRFNAKRGGNVDAMGVLTSQLRNGLASPTLRIAVPLGTVVKRKRGKLLADLARPGDEILVARGGQGGISLLEMPEHRRKKLMALTTNVMRDDSDKVLVLGQPGEEVSLELILRVVADVGLVGLPNAGKSTLLAAITLAKPDIADYPFTTLMPNLGRLDGDPSLGAGMYSSEATLADLPGLIEGAHLGKGLGRNFLRHLRRTRLLVHVVDAAAENPVNDYRTVKEELRMYNPDYLERPYIVVLNKIDLPEARDRLPSLTEEIRRIGSDEVPSEPERGSDDDALQSLTTEGGRADVSSPGISSKDKKDKEIEDYPRPLAVVGVSVLKGIRINELLKEIRAGLRKVQRSQ, encoded by the exons TAATACATCCTACAGCAGTCTTATCTATAGGAATGGTCGGCGCAGAAGcaattctgaaaattttgtacattacaCAATTAAGTGCAGACTTGCTCGGGTGAATGAGTCTCCTTCCTCAAGCCCTGATACTTTGATAAAGGAACCCCACAAGTATTTTGATCAGGTTATTATCACAGTCCGTGCGGGAGATGGAGGCCATGGTGCTGTTCTTAACATGCCTAACCCGAGAGCTGCTAAGCCTCAAGGAAAACAGGACAAGGAGAAGATGTGGAAGAAAAGTGCGTATAAAAGGGACTTTGATGGATCACTTATACTTCCCATGGGTGGGCATGGAGGAGATGTAGTAATATATGCAGATGAAGGAAAGGATTCATTATTGGAATTTCACAAGAAAGGCCGGTTTAATGCAAAGCGTGGTGGAAATGTTGATGCAATGGGTGTTTTGACTTCACAATTGCGTAATGGACTTGCCTCACCAACTTTGCGTATAGCTGTGCCTTTAG GTACGGTTGTGAAACGTAAACGTGGGAAGTTGTTGGCTGATCTAGCGCGTCCAGGTGATGAAATCCTTGTTGCAAGAGGTGGACAAGGAGGG ATTAGCTTGTTAGAAATGCCAGAGCATCGAAGGAAAAAGTTAATGGCTTTGACTACAAATGTGATGAGAGATGATAGTGATAAG GTTTTAGTTCTTGGTCAACCTGGGGAGGAGGTTAGTTTGGAGTTGATTCTACGTGTCGTTGCTGATGTTGGTTTAGTT GGACTTCCAAATGCTGGAAAGTCAACCCTTCTTGCAGCTATTACTCTTGCAAAACCTGATATTGCTGATTATCCTTTCACAACATTAATGCCAAACCTTGGACGGCTTGATGGTGATCCTAGTTTAGGGGCGGGGATGTACTCATCTGAAGCAACATTGGCTGATTTGCCCGGTCTTATAGAAGGTGCTCATTTAGGGAAG GGTCTTGGTCGGAATTTCTTGAGGCACCTGAGGAGGACACGGCTATTGGTCCATGTTGTTGATGCAGCTGCTGAAAACCCTGTAAATGACTATCGAACAGTAAAAGAA GAATTGCGAATGTACAACCCCGATTACCTTGAAAGACCATACATTGTGGTGCTAAATAAGATTGACCTCCCAGAG GCAAGGGATAGGCTTCCATCTTTGACTGAAGAAATTAGGAGAATTGGAAGTGATGAAGTACCTTCAGAGCCAGAAAGAGGCTCTGATGATGATGCTCTTCAATCACTGACCACTGAAGGTGGACGTGCAGATGTATCTTCTCCGGGCATTAGTAGCAAAGATAAAAAGGATAAAGAAATCGAGGACTACCCACGCCCCCTTGCTGTTGTAGGAGTTAGCGTTCT GAAAGGAATCAGGATCAATGAGTTGTTGAAGGAAATAAGGGCAGGTTTGCGGAAAGTTCAGAGATCCCAATGA